The DNA sequence GTCGAACGCAGCACCGGGTTCACCACCCAGACCACCCGGCACGCCGTACGCGTCGACAACGACCCCCGGCTGGCCGCGCTCGCCGCCCACCACCAGCCGTTCTACGACCGGCTGTACGCGCACCGGCTGCCCCCACGGACGGCCGCCGAACAGCCCACCGGCACCTGAGCCACCCGCCGGTCCGTCTCCCCGCGGGCCGGTACGCCGGGCACCCCACCGACCGACCGGTCCGTGGGGTGCCCGACGGGTGACCGGAGGATCCGCCCGACCCGCCGATCCGTCCGGTACCCGCGCAGGGGTGATCGTTGGCCGCCGGGGCCGCCGGGGTGTCGTACCGCGCGGCGGCCAACGATCACCAGGGCCCGACCTGGCCGTGCGGTCGGGCCGGGGTGGGGCACCGGTCGGCAACCCGGCGCCGGCCACCCGTCACAGGTTGTCCGTCGCCTCCCCGCCGGGCAGTTCGCGGACCACCGCCACCGGGCAGTGGCTGTGGTGCAGCAACTGCTGGCTCACCGAGCCCATCAGCAGCCCGCGGAATCCGCCCCGGCCGCGCGAGCCGACCACGACCAGCGCCGCGTGCCGCGTCGCGTCGATCAGCGTCCGGCCGGGGGCGTCGGCGACCACCTCGCTGGTCACCCGCACCCGCGGATACCGGTCCTGCCAGCCGACCAGCAGCTCACGCAACTCGGCCCGCTCGAGCGCGCCGACCGCGTCCGGATCGAACGGGGCCGGGGTCGCCCCGGTCGCCGGCGGCCGCCAGGCCCGCACCACGTGCAGCGGTACGTCCCGCGCGGCGGCCTGCGCGAACGCGTAACCGAGGGCCAGCACCGAGCATGCCGAGCCGTCGACCCCGGCCACCACGTGTCCGCCGTCCGGTCCGGCGTCGCCGCGGACGACCACGACCGGGCAGTGCGCGTGCGCGGTGACCGAGACCGCGGTCGAGCCGACCAGCAGTCCGGTGAAGCCGTCGTGCCCGCGGCTGCCGAGCACCACCAGCCCGGCCTGCCGCGACAGCTCCTGGAGCCGTACGTTCGGCGGCCCGTCGACGGTGCCGGCCCGGACGGCGACGGTGGGGTGGCTGGCCGCGGCGGCGGCGACCGCGGCGTCCAGCATCTCGGCGATCTCCTTGCGGGCGGTGTCGTCCGGCCACAGCAGCGGTGCCGGTGCCAGCGGCGCGGAGGCGCCGAACGGTTCGAAGGCGTAGGTGGGGTGGACCGGGGCACCGGTGCGGGCCGCCTCGTCCAGGGCCCACCGCAGCGCGGTCCGTGCGCCCGGGGAGCCGTCGTAGCCGACGACGATCGGTTGGATCTCCATCACTGCCTCCTACCCGGACGGTCTTTCCGGAACACCTCAATCAGACTCCGTGGGCGGCGGTCACCGGCAGAGGCGTACGACCCGGGCCGGTCCGGGCGCAGGTCCCACGGCGGCGCGGACGGTCGCCCCTGGTACGCCGCGCCGCCGCCTTCTAACGTTGGGCGGTGCCCGGGCAGAGCCGCCCGGGAACGGGGAGGTCGGGATGCGCACCTGGCAGGTACGTGACGTGATGACCACGGACGTGATCGCGGTGGTGGAGGACGCCGGCTACCGGCGGATGGTCGAGGCGGTGGCGGGCCGCCGGGTCAGCGGCGTACCGGTGGTGGACCTGGATCGCCGGGTCGTCGGGGTGGTGTCCGAAACTGATCTGTTGCACCGGGTCGGTTCCGGTGCCAGGTCCCGCTGGCCGTGGTCGGGCCGCCGCCGGGTCCCCATCGAGGCGGCGACCGCCCGCGATCTGATGACCGCTCCGGCGGTCACCGCCTACGGCGACACGACGCTGGTCGACGCCGCCCGCCGGATGGACCGCGAGCGGGTACGGCGGCTGCCGGTGGTCGACGACCTCGGCCGGTTGGTCGGCATCGTGACCCGGGGCGACCTGCTGCGGGTGCACCTGCGTCCCGACGACGAGATCCGCGCCGAGGTGGTGGCCGAGGTGCTGCACCGCATCCTCGCCGTACGGGACGTCCGGGTCGAGGTCCGGGACGGGGTGGTGACGCTCGACGGCCCGGTGCGCAGGCGCACCACCGCCGCGTACGCCGTCCGGCTGGCCGGCCAGGTCAGTGGCGTCGTACGGGTCGTCGACCGGCTGCGCGAGGTCCCGGACCCGTTGCCCCCTGGCGGTGCGGCCGGGGTGGCGGCGGGCGGCCGGACGCCGGACCGCACCGGCTGAGCCGGGCCGGGCCGCCCCGTTCGGTCGCGGTGCCCCCGGGCCGGCGTGGCCGGTCGCGGTGCCGCCGGGCTGGTGCGGCCCGCTCAGGTGGCCGGGTCGGCCGGCCGCTCGCGTACGACCACGACCGGGCAGCGGGCGTGGTGCAGCACCTGCTGGCTCACCGACCCGAGCAGCAGCCCGCGCAGCCCGCCCCGCCCCCGGGAACCGACGACGAGCAGCCGGGCCCGGGCACTGGCCTGCGTCAGCGCGTGGGCGGGGGAGTCGACGACGACCTCGGTGCGTACGGCCACCGCCGCGTGCCGCCTGCGCCGCTCCTCGACGAGTTGTTCGAGCCCACGCCGCTCCGTCGCGCTCATCTGTTCGGTGTCGACGCCCGGCGGCCGCCACGGCACCGACGGGATGTTCCAGGCGCCGACCACGAGCAGCGGCGCGTCCCGTTCGGCGGCGGTGTCGAGGGCGAAGTCGAGTGCCGTGACCGAGTCCGGCGACCCGTCGACCCCGACGACGACGTCACCGGTCGCCACCCCAGGCTCGTCGTCGCGTACGACGACCACCGGGCAGTGGGCGTGGGCGGTGACCGTGACCGAGGTCGACCCGAGCAGCAGCCCGCTGAAGCCGCCGTGTCCCCGGTTGCCGAGTACGGCCAGGTGGGCGCTGCGCGAAAGCTCGGTCAGCCGCTGCGTCGGCGGCCCGTCGGCCAGTACGCCGCGGACGACCACGCCGCTGCGGCGTTCGCTGGCCGCGGCCACCGCCGCGTCGAGCGCCTCCTGGGCGCCCTCGCGGGCCCGCTCGTCCGGCCACGGCTGCGCACCGATGATCACCGGAGGGCTGATCGTGAGCCACTCCGAGGCGTGGGCCACCAGCACCGGGCGGCCGGTCCGGGCCGCCTCGTCGAGCGCCCAGCCGAGAGCCGCCTCGCTGCCGGGGGAATGGTCGTAACCGACCAGGATCGGACGTTCCGCCACACTTGCCTCCCTAGCTGCCCGGATACCCCCATCCTCCGTTCCCGGTCACTCCCCGTACCCCGCTTTCCCGACTTACCCCACCCCGCTCCCCGCGATCTTGCGTTGTCTCCCCCTTTCGCCCGGCTTTGTCGGGCGACAAGTGCAGGATCTCGGGATGGGTGGGCGCTCAGGGGCGGGAGGTGTGGCGGCGGCGCATGCCGGCGGCGAGGGACGCGGCGTCCAGGTCACCGGCCGCCAGGCGGGCCGCGACGGTACGGCGTACGACCGCGGCCGCCAGCCGGGGCAGATGCCGGGCGACCGCGAGCTCGACCCTCCCGCGCCGGGTCGTGGCGACGTCCCGCGGCGCCCGCCGCGCGGTGGCGGCCCGCAGCACGGTGTCGACGACCCCGTCCAGCGGCTCGAAACGCGACACCCCCTGCAGCGACAGCCCGGCCGCGGCCGACGAGTCGTGGATCGGCGACGCGACCATGCTCGGGTAGACCACACTCACCCCGACATGGCTGCCGACCTCGAGCCGCAGCGCGTCCGCGTACGCGACCAGGGCCCGCTTGCTGACGCCGTACCCGGCGGCCAGGGGCAGCGGCAGGACCGCCATCCGGCTGGCGACGAACACCACCCGCCCCCGCGCCGCCTCCAGCGCGGGCAGGGCCGCGGCCGTGGTGTGCCAGGCGGCGAGCAGGTTGACGTCGAGCTGCCGGCGTACCGCCGCACCCGGCGGCAACTCGGCCGGCGCGGGACCGCCGACGCCGGCGTTGTTGACGAGCAGATCGAGTCCGCCCAGCCGGTCGACGGCCTCGGCGACCCGGCGGGGCACCAGGTCGCCGTCGGTGAGGTCACAGGCGAGCACCGGAACGTCGCCGGACGTGTCGGCGCGCAGGTCGAGGCCGACCACCCGGGCCCCGGCGGCGGCCAGTCGCGCGGTCAGGGCCCGCCCGAAGGTGCCGCCCGCCCCGGTGACGACGACCCGCCGCCCGGTCACACTCCGCTTGGTCATGCGCCCCCCTCGCTGCGCTCGGCGGTCGCATGACTGCACCTGAGCCTGCCGATGCCCTCGCTGCGCTCGGTCATGCGCCCCCCTCGCTGCGCTCGGCGGTCGCATGACTGCACCTGAGCCTGCCGATGCCCTCGCTGCGCTCGGTCATGCGCCCCCTCGCTGCGCTCGGTGGCCGCCTGACTGCACCTGAGCCTGCCGATGCCCTCGCTGCGCTCGGTCATGCGCCCCCCTCGCTGCGCTCGGTGGCCGCCTGACTGCACCTGAGCCTGCCGATGCCCTCGCTGCGCTCGGTCATGTGTCCCCCTCGCTGCGCTCGGCGGTCGCATGACTTTGACCGGGCCGGCTGATTCCCTCGCTGCGCTCGGTCATGCCGCCCACCGGACGCCCTCGCCGCGGCGTCGGCGTCGGCGGCCGGCCGCGAGTTCGCGGGCGGCGGCCGCGAGGTAGGCGTCGAAGTCGATCCGCATCGCCGGTCGCCGGTCGCCCCAGCGGGCGGCGGCCCGGCGCAGCTCGCGGGCGCAGGCGGCCCGCGCGACGGCGGGCGGCGGCAGCGCGTAGTCGCCGGCCAGGTGCGCGGCGACCAGGCGGGCCTGGGCCTCGACGACCGGCAGCGCCGAGCCGGTGGACTGCATGAGCCCGACGAACATCAGGCCGGGTGTGTCGAGATGGAAGACCCGCTGGTAGAGCGGCAGCCGGTCGGCGCCCTCCCCGAGCAGTGCCGGATCGAGGAACGGCAGGTCGATCCGGTAGCCGGTGCACCAGACGACGAGGTCGACCGGGTCGCGGCGGCCGTCGGTGAACACGACGCCGTCACCGTCGAAGCGGTCGATCGCCGGCCGGGGCTCGACCTCGCCGTGGGTGAGCCGCGACAGCAGCGACTCGGACAGCGTCGGATGGTCCTGGAGGAAGCCGTGCGTGGGGGCGGGCAGCCCGTAGCGCTGCGGCGGCCCGACCGACAGCCGCAGCATCGTCTCGCTGACCCGCTGCCGCATCCGCCACGGCAGCCGGCGGGCGAGCGCGCCGTTGAGGGTGTCCGCCGGCCGGCCGAACAGGTACTTGGGCACCACCCACACGCCCCGGCGCAGCGACAGCAGGGTACGGGCGGCCACGTGCGAGGCGTCGACCGCGATGTCCATCGCCGAGTTGCCGCCGCCGACCACGAGCACCCGCCGCCCGGCGAGCTGCTCCGGGTCACGGTAGTCGTGGCTGTGCATCTGCTCGGCGTCGAGCGGCCCGGGGTAGGCCGGCGAGGGCGGGCGCGGGGTGCTGTTGTGGCCGTTGGCGACCACGACGGCGTCGGCGGTGACGGTGACCGGGCCGGCAGGCCCGCGCGCGGCCACGGTCCAGCGGCCCGCGCCGTCCCGGCCGACCCGCTCCACCGTGTGCCGGGGCCGGATCGCGTCGCGCAGCCGGAAGCGTTCGGCGTACCCGCGCAGGTAGTCGGCGATCCGGGTGTGGTCGGGGTAGGCCGGCCAGTCGGCCGGCATCGGCAGGTCGGCGAACTCGGTGCGGCCCCGGCTGGTGTTGAGGTGCAGGGTGCGGTAGGCCGAGGAGTGCGGGGCGCCGAAGACCCACAGCCCGCCGGGTTCGTCGCCGGCGTCGAAGCAGACCGCGGGAACGCCGTGGTCGGCCAGCGCCTTCAGCGTCGCCAGGCCGGCCGGGCCGGCGCCGATCACCACGACCCGGACGTGTTTCCCCATACCCTGCCTCCTGCGCCGCCCACCCGAACCGGAATCCAACGGTCGATGGATATCGGCCCGCTGTCAAGTCCCGTACATCTGGTCCAGCCAGCGGTGCACG is a window from the Polymorphospora rubra genome containing:
- a CDS encoding SDR family NAD(P)-dependent oxidoreductase, which encodes MTKRSVTGRRVVVTGAGGTFGRALTARLAAAGARVVGLDLRADTSGDVPVLACDLTDGDLVPRRVAEAVDRLGGLDLLVNNAGVGGPAPAELPPGAAVRRQLDVNLLAAWHTTAAALPALEAARGRVVFVASRMAVLPLPLAAGYGVSKRALVAYADALRLEVGSHVGVSVVYPSMVASPIHDSSAAAGLSLQGVSRFEPLDGVVDTVLRAATARRAPRDVATTRRGRVELAVARHLPRLAAAVVRRTVAARLAAGDLDAASLAAGMRRRHTSRP
- a CDS encoding flavin-containing monooxygenase, encoding MGKHVRVVVIGAGPAGLATLKALADHGVPAVCFDAGDEPGGLWVFGAPHSSAYRTLHLNTSRGRTEFADLPMPADWPAYPDHTRIADYLRGYAERFRLRDAIRPRHTVERVGRDGAGRWTVAARGPAGPVTVTADAVVVANGHNSTPRPPSPAYPGPLDAEQMHSHDYRDPEQLAGRRVLVVGGGNSAMDIAVDASHVAARTLLSLRRGVWVVPKYLFGRPADTLNGALARRLPWRMRQRVSETMLRLSVGPPQRYGLPAPTHGFLQDHPTLSESLLSRLTHGEVEPRPAIDRFDGDGVVFTDGRRDPVDLVVWCTGYRIDLPFLDPALLGEGADRLPLYQRVFHLDTPGLMFVGLMQSTGSALPVVEAQARLVAAHLAGDYALPPPAVARAACARELRRAAARWGDRRPAMRIDFDAYLAAAARELAAGRRRRRRGEGVRWAA
- a CDS encoding universal stress protein: MEIQPIVVGYDGSPGARTALRWALDEAARTGAPVHPTYAFEPFGASAPLAPAPLLWPDDTARKEIAEMLDAAVAAAAASHPTVAVRAGTVDGPPNVRLQELSRQAGLVVLGSRGHDGFTGLLVGSTAVSVTAHAHCPVVVVRGDAGPDGGHVVAGVDGSACSVLALGYAFAQAAARDVPLHVVRAWRPPATGATPAPFDPDAVGALERAELRELLVGWQDRYPRVRVTSEVVADAPGRTLIDATRHAALVVVGSRGRGGFRGLLMGSVSQQLLHHSHCPVAVVRELPGGEATDNL
- a CDS encoding universal stress protein encodes the protein MAERPILVGYDHSPGSEAALGWALDEAARTGRPVLVAHASEWLTISPPVIIGAQPWPDERAREGAQEALDAAVAAASERRSGVVVRGVLADGPPTQRLTELSRSAHLAVLGNRGHGGFSGLLLGSTSVTVTAHAHCPVVVVRDDEPGVATGDVVVGVDGSPDSVTALDFALDTAAERDAPLLVVGAWNIPSVPWRPPGVDTEQMSATERRGLEQLVEERRRRHAAVAVRTEVVVDSPAHALTQASARARLLVVGSRGRGGLRGLLLGSVSQQVLHHARCPVVVVRERPADPAT
- a CDS encoding CBS domain-containing protein, with amino-acid sequence MRTWQVRDVMTTDVIAVVEDAGYRRMVEAVAGRRVSGVPVVDLDRRVVGVVSETDLLHRVGSGARSRWPWSGRRRVPIEAATARDLMTAPAVTAYGDTTLVDAARRMDRERVRRLPVVDDLGRLVGIVTRGDLLRVHLRPDDEIRAEVVAEVLHRILAVRDVRVEVRDGVVTLDGPVRRRTTAAYAVRLAGQVSGVVRVVDRLREVPDPLPPGGAAGVAAGGRTPDRTG